A window of the Lepus europaeus isolate LE1 chromosome 5, mLepTim1.pri, whole genome shotgun sequence genome harbors these coding sequences:
- the LOC133760367 gene encoding dimethylaniline monooxygenase [N-oxide-forming] 4, whose translation MAKKVAVIGAGVSGLTSIKCCLDEDLEPTCFERSNDIGGLWKYTETSKDGMTRIYWSLVTNVCKEMSCYSDFPFQEDYPNFMSHSKFWNYLQEFAEHFDLLKYIQFKTTVCSVTKRPDFSKTGQWDVVTETEGKQHRAVFDAVMVCTGKFLNPHLPLESFPGIHKFRGQILHCQEYKIPEGFRGQRILVIGLGNSGGDVAVELSRVAAQVLLSTRTGTWVISRSSHGGYPYNMMMTRRCLNVIEQVLPSCFLRWISERQMNKRFNHENYGLSITKGTSPKFIVNDELPTCILCGTVTVKTSVKEFTETSAIFEDGTVEENIDSVIFTTGYVSSFPFLEEPLRSLCMKNMFLYKHVFPSNLERASLAIIGLISLKGSILTGTELQARWATRVFKGLCKIPPPQQLMAEVTKKEELIKRGVIKDTSEEKLSYIPYMDDLAACIGTKPNIPLLFLKDPRLAWEVFFGPCTPYQYRLMGPGKWDGARNAILTQWDRTLKPLKTRTVSDSSKSASLSHYLKVWGAPLLLASVLLICKSSHFLKSVRDKLQDRIFPYLVL comes from the exons ATGGCCAAGAAAGTTGCAGTGATTGGTGCTGGTGTGAGTGGCCTGACCTCTATCAAATGCTGCTTGGATGAAGACCTGGAGCCCACGTGCTTCGAAAGAAGTAATGACATCGGGGGACTATGGAAGTATACC gAAACTTCCAAAGATGGGATGACCAGGATCTACTGGTCGTTAGTGACAAATGTCTGCAAGGAAATGTCCTGTTACAGTGACTTCCCTTTCCAAGAAGATTACCCCAATTTCATGAGCCACTCAAAATTTTGGAACTATCTCCAGGAATTTGCTGAGCACTTTGACCTCCTGAAATACATTCAGTTTAAG ACCACTGTGTGCAGTGTAACAAAGCGTCCAGACTTCTCCAAAACTGGTCAATGGGATGttgtcacagagacagagggcaaGCAGCATAGAGCTGTCTTTGATGCTGTCATGGTTTGCACTGGAAAATTCCTGAATCCCCATTTACCTCTGGAATCCTTTCCTG GAATCCATAAGTTTAGAGGTCAGATCCTGCATTGCCAAGAGTACAAGATCCCAGAAGGCTTTCGGGGCCAACGCATCTTAGTGATCGGTCTTGGGAACAGTGGAGGAGACGTCGCGGTGGAGCTCAGTCGAGTGGCGGCTCAG GTGCTTCTCAGCACTAGAACTGGTACCTGGGTCATCAGCCGCTCTTCACATGGGGGCTATCCTTATAATATGATGATGACAAGAAGATGCCTTAATGTTATCGAACAAGTTCTGCCTTCGTGTTTCTTACGTTGGATTAGTGAAAGGCAGATGAATAAAAGATTTAACCATGAGAATTATGGATTAAGTATTACAAAAGG GACAAGCCCAAAATTTATTGTGAATGATGAGCTGCCCACCTGTATCCTGTGCGGAACAGTGACTGTGAAAACCAGTGTGAAGGAGTTTACGGAAACCTCTGCTATCTTTGAAGATGGGACAGTGGAAGAAAACATCGATAGTGTGATCTTCACGACAGGATATGtgtcttcttttccctttcttgaaGAACCACTCAGAAGCCTTTGTATGAAAAATATGTTCCTTTACAAGCATGTCTTTCCTTCCAACCTGGAGAGAGCATCACTGGCCATCATTGGCCTGATCAGCTTAAAAGGGTCCATCCTGACTGGCACTGAGCTCCAAGCACGATGGGCCACACGAGTATTCAAAG GACTCTGTAAGATACCTCCACCCCAGCAACTGATGGCTGAAGTTACTAAAAAGGAGGAGCTCATTAAAAG AGGTGTGATCAAAGATACCAGTGAAGAAAAACTCAGCTACATTCCCTATATGGATGACCTTGCTGCATGCATAGGCACTAAGCCCAATATCCCACTTCTGTTCCTCAAGGACCCCAGACTAGCCTGGGAAGTCTTCTTTGGACCATGCACCCCTTACCAGTACCGTTTAATGGGCCCTGGAAAATGGGACGGAGCCAGAAATGCCATCCTCACCCAGTGGGATAGGACTCTGAAGCCTTTAAAAACTCGAACCGTGTCTGATTCCTCCAAGTCTGCTTCTTTGTCACATTATTTAAAAGTTTGGGGTGCACCTCTCCTACTTGCCTCTGTTTTGCTTATCTGTAAatcttcacattttttaaaatcagtgagAGATAAACTACAGGATAGAATTTTCCCTTACCTAGTGCTATAA